A section of the Triticum dicoccoides isolate Atlit2015 ecotype Zavitan chromosome 7A, WEW_v2.0, whole genome shotgun sequence genome encodes:
- the LOC119327489 gene encoding SNW/SKI-interacting protein B-like, whose product MESASPCSFPGDAEADAIAVEEAITTLTKADMEELMLHVRRFYAMLHGIHPRKRVRATFVKYDPARQSTAFNSGPAEMPFDPLAQHKRRFSRPLPRPSRSRPVRSSPPRPLPRRDQDDWKAPPCVDNRKNPGKRQPASSAGVGTLDDQIVRNFGRLAEALDAAEKEAFLIRNKPDEGSSGGAPVRAAAGKRERPVEFDFDEPEQSDDPFDLDQFMSKFACLGMDDFDLDELLGSMLHIR is encoded by the exons ATGGAATCCGCATCCCCGTGCTCCTTCCCCGGCGACGCcgaggccgacgccatcgccgtcgAGGAGGCCATTACCACCCTGACGAAAGCCGACATGGAGGAGTTGATGCTCCACGTCCGCCGCTTCTATGCCATGCTGCACGGCATCCACCCGCGCAAGCGTGTCCGCGCGACCTTCGTCAAGTACGATCCAGCACGGCAGTCCACGGCGTTCAACTCAGGGCCGGCGGAGATGCCGTTCGACCCACTGGCGCAGCACAAGCGCAGGTTCAGCCGGCCGCTGCCTCGCCCATCCCGGTCGCGGCCGGTGCGGAGCTCGCCGCCTCGGCCGCTCCCACGGAGGGACCAAGACGACTGGAAGGCCCCGCCCTGCGTTGACAACCGGAAGAACCCCGGCAAGCGGCAACCGGCGTCGTCGGCTGGCGTGGGGACGCTGGACGATCAGATAGTCCGCAACTTCGGCAGGCTCGCCGAGGCGCTGGACGCCGCGGAGAAGGAGGCCTTCCTGATACGGAACAAACCGGACGAGGGGTCCTCCGGAGGAGCACCTGTACGGGCAGCGGCCGGCAAGAGGGAGAGGCCAGTGGAGTTCGACTTCGACGAGCCGGAGCAGAGCGACGACCCCTTCGACCTCGATCAGTTCATGTCTAAG TTTGCTTGTTTGGGCATGGATGATTTCGATCTCGACGAACTGCTAGGATCGATGCTACATATCCGATAG